A single window of Rhizobium sp. CCGE531 DNA harbors:
- a CDS encoding ABC transporter substrate-binding protein, which produces MRHFLTTIAFALGLTGFAASGFAATQYPLTIGNCGQKVTFQKAPAKLVSIGQGMTEILFSLGLADKVAGTAVWVGPVLPQFAEANGKIPRLADNDPSFESVVGKEPDLVAAEFEWHVGPQGSVGKREQFSELGINTYIAPTDCVAKVNADGGDGVRKELFTMDLIYQEIGELAEIFDVKDRGDALIANLKKREADAVASISGSRAKDLPIVFWFSSKEVKGDAFIAGKNSAPAYILKTLGARNVVTTEEEWPLVGWETIAQANPAVIVIATMDRRRYAADDPKVKLEFLEKDPVTSQLDTVRNKHFVMMDAQSMNPTIRTIDGIEILAKGIQSFGLAR; this is translated from the coding sequence ATGCGCCATTTTTTGACGACGATTGCATTTGCACTCGGCCTGACCGGGTTTGCCGCTTCCGGCTTCGCCGCCACCCAATATCCCCTCACCATCGGTAATTGCGGCCAGAAGGTCACCTTTCAGAAGGCCCCGGCCAAGCTCGTTTCGATCGGGCAGGGCATGACCGAAATCCTCTTCTCGCTCGGGCTTGCCGACAAGGTCGCCGGAACGGCGGTCTGGGTCGGCCCGGTGCTGCCGCAATTTGCCGAAGCCAACGGCAAAATCCCGCGGCTTGCCGATAATGATCCGAGCTTCGAATCCGTCGTCGGCAAGGAACCGGATCTCGTTGCCGCCGAATTCGAATGGCATGTCGGGCCGCAGGGCTCCGTCGGCAAGCGCGAGCAGTTTTCCGAACTCGGCATCAACACCTATATCGCGCCGACCGATTGCGTTGCCAAGGTCAATGCCGATGGCGGCGACGGCGTGCGCAAGGAACTGTTCACGATGGACCTGATCTATCAGGAGATCGGTGAACTCGCTGAGATCTTCGACGTTAAGGATCGCGGCGATGCCTTGATCGCGAACCTGAAGAAGCGCGAAGCGGATGCGGTCGCCTCGATTTCAGGCTCAAGGGCCAAGGATCTTCCGATCGTATTCTGGTTCTCCAGCAAGGAAGTCAAAGGCGATGCCTTCATCGCCGGCAAGAACAGCGCGCCGGCTTATATCCTGAAGACGCTCGGCGCCAGGAATGTCGTGACGACCGAGGAAGAATGGCCGCTGGTTGGATGGGAGACCATTGCGCAGGCCAATCCGGCCGTCATCGTCATCGCCACCATGGATCGACGCCGCTACGCAGCCGACGATCCGAAGGTCAAGCTCGAATTCCTCGAGAAGGATCCGGTCACCAGCCAGCTCGACACCGTCAGGAACAAGCATTTCGTCATGATGGATGCGCAGTCGATGAACCCGACGATCCGGACCATCGACGGCATCGAAATATTGGCCAAGGGCATCCAATCCTTCGGCCTGGCGCGGTGA
- a CDS encoding GGDEF domain-containing protein: MDLLEREQYRIGIQRALESEASLDPLTKLPNRRVLQREGDRCSKEAGIRRIPFSIIMLDIDHFKKINDSWGHSFGDTVLARVADVIRQTVRRTDIAARYGGEEIVVLLPNTDIKAATAIAEKIRKDIEATVLMFEQEAIRVTVSIGIACSHEPTADFKQVLEAADKALYRAKAGGRNRVELAEAA, from the coding sequence CTGGATCTGCTGGAGCGGGAGCAATATCGCATCGGCATCCAGCGCGCGCTCGAGAGCGAAGCAAGCCTCGACCCGCTGACGAAACTTCCCAATCGCCGTGTCCTGCAGCGGGAAGGGGACCGTTGCAGCAAGGAAGCCGGCATCAGGCGCATCCCCTTTTCGATCATCATGCTCGATATCGATCACTTCAAGAAGATCAATGACAGCTGGGGCCATTCCTTCGGCGATACGGTCCTGGCGCGGGTGGCGGACGTAATCCGGCAGACCGTCCGAAGGACCGACATTGCCGCCCGCTATGGCGGAGAGGAAATCGTCGTTCTGCTGCCGAACACTGATATTAAGGCCGCCACCGCCATTGCGGAGAAAATCCGCAAGGATATCGAAGCGACAGTCCTGATGTTCGAGCAAGAGGCCATCCGCGTCACCGTTAGCATCGGCATTGCCTGCTCCCACGAACCGACCGCTGACTTCAAGCAGGTGCTGGAGGCTGCCGACAAGGCACTTTATCGTGCCAAGGCCGGCGGGAGAAATCGCGTGGAATTGGCCGAGGCCGCTTAA
- a CDS encoding LytS/YhcK type 5TM receptor domain-containing protein yields the protein MGIEMHLPSLVRVLGQVAIIVYAYSWVIRIVDRGVLKSVAVGLLFGVVGILSMADPIQWMPGVIQDGRSILLVLTPVYGGLLGTVVAAVMMGLFRFLVGGMGAVGGIAGILIVALTGYVLSLLPRQWIGTGWRRSALFGLATCTSLVVLVFLPWGVARELLLSATLPVTIVNILGVFLLWICWSGSNIASASSARSRAKQASTR from the coding sequence ATGGGAATTGAAATGCATTTGCCTTCGCTGGTGCGCGTCCTGGGGCAGGTGGCTATCATCGTCTATGCCTATTCCTGGGTCATCCGGATCGTCGATCGCGGCGTTCTGAAATCGGTTGCGGTCGGATTGTTGTTTGGCGTGGTCGGCATCCTGTCGATGGCTGATCCGATCCAGTGGATGCCTGGCGTTATCCAGGATGGCCGCTCGATCCTGCTCGTCCTGACGCCGGTCTATGGCGGCCTCTTGGGGACCGTTGTTGCGGCTGTCATGATGGGTCTGTTCCGCTTCTTGGTCGGCGGCATGGGTGCTGTCGGCGGCATTGCCGGGATCCTGATCGTCGCGCTTACGGGCTATGTCCTCAGCCTCCTGCCGCGGCAGTGGATCGGCACGGGGTGGAGGCGATCGGCATTGTTCGGCCTGGCGACCTGCACGTCGCTCGTCGTTCTCGTCTTTCTGCCGTGGGGGGTCGCGCGCGAGCTGCTGCTCTCGGCAACGCTTCCGGTCACGATTGTCAATATACTCGGTGTCTTTCTTCTCTGGATCTGCTGGAGCGGGAGCAATATCGCATCGGCATCCAGCGCGCGCTCGAGAGCGAAGCAAGCCTCGACCCGCTGA
- a CDS encoding phospholipase D-like domain-containing protein, giving the protein MTFANTGSAGSLAVKLWRGERMCLIGMDVTDPEDDFVGFAIEVKSPGSADYVPLRNRLNFDYSSGTGVDGFRNFLSTEAPFQKFRWMHFPYDPTDGTYLYRVTKMHMNAAGALRRGDQVADLPISLDRMTYSDYLDIGFTRNFASSQAYADKFGNNPDVIPSDADQGLTFTKLPGDVYQWLGFEAYDLIFGLLDEVVNDPGLSIDVFAYDFNERDIVGKLETCGNRVRAIIDDSGSHKPAGSAESQAAARLAVSAGSAAVKRMHFKTLQHNKVFVVRRGDQPLKVLFGSTNFSYRGLYIQANNALVFHSSDAAGLFGRAFDLAFQGLDAFKQDGLSSKWSLVQAPGMPAAHFCFSPHQSSNLSLSPVGAAIDQASSSVFYAIAFLNQIRSGQVCQAVDRLMGKDVFSYGISDKEGGLEIHKPDGTIGLVDFSYLASHAPEPFKTEWSGGSGIHQHDKFVVTDFNLPTAKVFTGSSNLSPSGETGNGDNLVMIEDQRVATSYALEALRIFDHLHFRSAMQGAGAPNSLTLARPPGPGQQAWFQRFYATGSQAAKDRLLFSH; this is encoded by the coding sequence ATGACTTTTGCCAATACAGGTAGCGCCGGCAGCCTTGCAGTGAAACTGTGGCGCGGCGAACGCATGTGCCTTATCGGGATGGATGTCACCGACCCAGAGGATGATTTCGTAGGCTTCGCGATCGAGGTGAAGAGCCCTGGTTCGGCCGACTACGTTCCGCTGAGGAATCGTTTGAATTTCGACTACAGCAGCGGCACGGGTGTCGACGGCTTCCGCAATTTCCTGTCGACCGAGGCTCCCTTCCAGAAGTTCCGCTGGATGCATTTTCCCTATGACCCGACGGATGGAACCTATCTCTATCGGGTCACGAAGATGCACATGAATGCCGCCGGCGCCTTGCGCCGCGGCGATCAGGTTGCCGACCTGCCGATCTCGCTCGACCGCATGACCTATAGCGATTATCTCGATATCGGCTTTACCCGCAACTTCGCCTCCTCGCAGGCCTATGCCGACAAGTTCGGCAACAATCCGGACGTCATCCCGAGCGATGCGGACCAAGGCCTGACGTTTACGAAGCTGCCGGGCGACGTCTACCAGTGGCTTGGTTTCGAAGCCTATGACCTCATCTTCGGCCTATTGGACGAGGTGGTGAACGATCCCGGCCTCTCCATCGATGTCTTCGCTTATGATTTCAACGAGCGCGATATCGTCGGCAAGCTTGAGACCTGCGGCAATCGCGTTCGCGCCATCATCGACGATTCGGGATCGCACAAACCCGCCGGCAGTGCGGAATCGCAGGCGGCCGCGCGTCTTGCGGTCTCTGCGGGATCGGCTGCGGTGAAGCGCATGCATTTCAAGACCCTGCAGCACAACAAGGTCTTCGTCGTCCGGCGCGGCGACCAGCCCCTCAAGGTGCTGTTCGGCTCGACTAATTTCAGCTATCGCGGCCTTTACATACAGGCCAATAATGCGCTCGTGTTCCATTCAAGCGATGCAGCCGGGTTGTTCGGCCGTGCCTTCGACCTCGCTTTCCAGGGCCTGGACGCCTTCAAGCAGGACGGTCTCAGCAGCAAATGGAGCCTGGTGCAGGCGCCCGGCATGCCGGCGGCGCACTTCTGCTTCTCACCGCACCAATCGAGCAATCTGTCGCTCAGCCCCGTTGGCGCGGCGATCGATCAGGCCTCGTCTTCCGTCTTCTATGCTATCGCCTTCCTCAACCAGATCCGCTCGGGCCAGGTGTGTCAGGCGGTGGACCGGCTGATGGGCAAGGACGTGTTCAGCTACGGCATTTCCGACAAGGAAGGAGGGCTCGAAATCCACAAACCCGATGGCACGATCGGCCTGGTGGATTTCAGCTACCTTGCGAGCCACGCCCCGGAACCTTTCAAGACCGAGTGGAGTGGCGGCAGCGGTATTCATCAGCATGACAAGTTCGTCGTGACCGACTTCAACCTGCCGACGGCCAAGGTATTCACCGGATCGTCCAACCTGTCGCCCAGCGGTGAAACGGGCAATGGCGACAATCTCGTCATGATCGAAGACCAGCGGGTGGCGACATCCTATGCGCTCGAAGCGCTCCGGATATTCGATCATCTCCATTTCCGTTCAGCGATGCAGGGTGCCGGCGCGCCCAACAGCCTGACGCTCGCCCGGCCGCCCGGCCCCGGGCAGCAGGCCTGGTTTCAGCGGTTCTATGCGACGGGTTCGCAGGCGGCAAAGGACCGTCTCCTATTCTCGCACTGA
- a CDS encoding histidine phosphatase family protein, translating into MAPVKILVMRHAEKPDDPGDPNLSAAGQARAKALAAWYPESFGPPDFIFAATPSKHSERPVQTVQPLAEALGIELCTSYADENYGALAYTLLSKPKLEGKAILVCWHHGNIPGLMRALGALEGSYPDPWAPTVFNLVLATDFLSDGPKVSQVFEPF; encoded by the coding sequence ATGGCGCCAGTCAAGATATTGGTCATGCGTCATGCCGAAAAACCCGACGATCCGGGAGATCCCAACCTGTCCGCCGCGGGGCAAGCGCGCGCGAAAGCGTTGGCCGCCTGGTATCCCGAAAGCTTTGGACCGCCGGATTTCATATTTGCCGCCACTCCGTCGAAGCACAGTGAAAGGCCTGTCCAGACCGTCCAGCCCTTGGCGGAGGCACTGGGTATCGAATTGTGTACATCCTATGCCGACGAAAACTACGGCGCGCTAGCTTATACGCTGCTCTCCAAGCCCAAACTCGAAGGCAAGGCGATCCTGGTCTGCTGGCATCACGGCAATATTCCCGGGCTGATGCGGGCGCTCGGTGCGCTCGAGGGAAGCTATCCCGATCCATGGGCGCCGACCGTGTTCAATCTGGTTCTGGCTACAGATTTTCTGAGTGACGGACCGAAGGTCTCGCAAGTATTCGAGCCATTCTAG
- a CDS encoding nucleoid-associated protein, whose amino-acid sequence MAFFDDSELSELKIERMIFHLVGPKNGLIKLEEVDPGEFESFFVDRIRSVNGGLPYAFSDASSTRERLGRIASNASVFQEESEKLAEDFQAHHGGTAAEGAILLFVLKAKATRSFALLKYDDETVIAYDLKDDGGGRKKVSLEALQKTFVQNKAALQKAALIKLTDKSGELTVLDRRNQQKVAQYFEAFLGARQTLSDAELTKKLVDVTRKLIGDNPDLVDGEVVRELTKRTYDAASGGGEIDSDDHRSFLETVIGHKLADDSVLLSKFNRSLTTERISGVPMKLAPDQVKGPKTLYFKTENGIEIRVPNELRALIEKTEDGMIIIHDKLAIETDDPN is encoded by the coding sequence TTGGCATTTTTCGATGACAGCGAATTGAGCGAGCTCAAGATCGAAAGGATGATCTTCCATCTCGTCGGACCCAAAAACGGTTTGATCAAGCTGGAGGAGGTCGATCCCGGGGAGTTCGAGAGCTTCTTCGTCGATCGCATCCGCTCGGTGAATGGTGGCTTGCCCTATGCTTTTTCCGATGCGTCTTCGACGCGCGAGCGTCTCGGCCGCATCGCCTCGAATGCAAGCGTTTTCCAGGAGGAAAGCGAAAAGCTGGCCGAGGATTTTCAGGCCCATCACGGTGGAACCGCCGCCGAAGGGGCGATCCTGCTGTTCGTCCTGAAGGCGAAGGCGACACGATCGTTCGCGCTTCTGAAATATGATGACGAGACGGTCATTGCCTACGATCTGAAGGATGACGGCGGCGGCCGGAAGAAGGTCAGCCTCGAAGCGCTTCAGAAAACCTTCGTCCAGAACAAGGCGGCGCTGCAAAAGGCAGCCCTTATCAAACTGACCGACAAGAGCGGCGAGCTGACCGTGCTGGACAGGCGCAACCAGCAAAAGGTCGCGCAGTATTTCGAAGCCTTTCTGGGCGCGCGGCAGACCCTGAGCGATGCGGAGCTGACGAAGAAGCTCGTCGATGTCACGCGCAAGCTGATCGGCGACAATCCGGACCTCGTCGACGGCGAAGTGGTGCGGGAACTGACCAAGCGGACCTACGACGCTGCTTCCGGAGGCGGCGAAATCGACAGCGACGACCATCGCTCGTTTCTTGAGACCGTTATTGGTCACAAGCTTGCGGACGATAGCGTTCTGCTGAGCAAGTTCAATCGAAGCCTCACGACAGAGCGGATCTCCGGGGTGCCGATGAAGCTGGCGCCCGATCAGGTAAAGGGACCGAAGACCCTCTATTTCAAGACCGAAAATGGCATCGAGATCCGCGTGCCGAACGAATTGCGTGCACTGATCGAAAAGACCGAGGACGGCATGATCATCATCCATGACAAGCTGGCGATTGAGACCGATGACCCCAACTGA
- a CDS encoding metallo-hydrolase/oxidoreductase has product MNRIFSTNSEDRWPEFPPRSYARLDHHEPDDLTAAHEAVFSLDAIDARWFGSPLSARMDLSKPNDTRHQMRDFWAQMFKGGLTPVNDPFDEMPIYNIEVTATRGDRFWNLLISIQEEDWLDVELAQAGTFPVDVYGSLLAAPVTAHLLSLQRMTGDVATALSNAFDVDAWPDAAEWEVDNILSGIGTIDMLAMYDVGQGSAIGLLDSSETVQLFFDLGAGAYGNRKTRPNPLRFCWRGSPSIILSHWDADHWAGENSDHGARARKWLAPRQYNLGPRHHAFAHRILRAGGTLNIWSGAPGTTRSVSNGSGQTLSIKRCSGTSRNGSGIACYLDDVNWQASWLLTGDAGYSEIGSGPSYTLTALTVPHHGADMTHKGASPAMSAPHARLFYSFGPDNKHGRTSISHPTAAAVTAHDGAGWRHGSWSLTAPAQVVAGGDVLATASHSHGTLSAVHLESAVAGWTMAPAVPLSTVPCASACGTKHGCTSSVIQA; this is encoded by the coding sequence ATGAATCGGATCTTCTCAACCAATTCCGAAGATCGGTGGCCGGAATTCCCGCCGAGATCTTATGCGCGCCTGGACCATCATGAGCCGGACGATCTGACCGCGGCGCATGAGGCGGTTTTTTCCCTGGATGCTATCGATGCACGCTGGTTTGGATCGCCGCTGAGCGCACGGATGGACTTGAGCAAGCCAAACGATACGCGTCACCAGATGCGCGATTTCTGGGCGCAGATGTTCAAGGGCGGCCTTACTCCCGTTAATGACCCTTTCGATGAGATGCCGATCTACAATATCGAGGTGACGGCGACGAGAGGCGATCGTTTCTGGAACCTTCTGATCTCCATTCAGGAGGAAGACTGGCTCGACGTCGAGCTCGCTCAAGCCGGCACTTTTCCCGTCGATGTCTACGGCTCTTTGCTGGCAGCGCCGGTTACCGCGCATCTTCTCTCGCTGCAGCGAATGACCGGCGACGTGGCGACCGCGCTGTCGAATGCCTTCGACGTGGATGCGTGGCCGGATGCTGCCGAGTGGGAGGTCGACAATATTCTGTCCGGTATCGGCACGATCGACATGCTTGCAATGTACGATGTCGGGCAGGGCAGCGCCATCGGCCTGCTTGACAGTTCAGAGACCGTGCAACTGTTTTTCGACCTCGGAGCCGGTGCCTACGGCAATCGCAAGACGCGGCCAAATCCGCTTCGGTTTTGCTGGCGCGGCTCTCCATCGATCATCCTGTCGCATTGGGACGCCGATCACTGGGCCGGGGAAAACAGCGATCACGGAGCAAGGGCGAGGAAATGGCTCGCGCCGCGACAATATAATCTGGGACCGCGCCATCACGCATTCGCTCACCGCATTCTCAGAGCCGGCGGCACGCTCAACATCTGGTCCGGGGCGCCGGGCACGACGCGATCGGTCAGCAATGGCTCCGGACAGACGCTGTCGATCAAGCGCTGCAGCGGCACCTCGCGAAACGGCAGCGGGATCGCCTGCTATCTGGACGATGTCAATTGGCAGGCGAGCTGGCTATTGACGGGCGACGCCGGCTACAGCGAAATCGGCTCCGGTCCGAGCTATACTTTGACGGCGCTGACCGTTCCGCATCACGGCGCGGATATGACGCACAAGGGTGCGTCCCCAGCCATGTCGGCGCCGCATGCAAGGCTGTTCTACAGTTTCGGACCGGACAATAAGCACGGCAGGACGTCGATCAGCCATCCGACGGCTGCCGCGGTTACGGCACATGACGGTGCCGGATGGCGCCATGGGTCATGGTCGCTTACTGCGCCCGCGCAGGTGGTGGCAGGTGGCGATGTTCTGGCGACAGCGTCGCATTCGCATGGAACGCTTTCGGCGGTGCATCTGGAAAGCGCAGTTGCCGGCTGGACGATGGCGCCGGCTGTCCCCTTAAGCACCGTGCCGTGCGCATCGGCATGCGGCACAAAACATGGCTGCACCAGCAGCGTCATCCAGGCTTGA